A genome region from Sceloporus undulatus isolate JIND9_A2432 ecotype Alabama chromosome 1, SceUnd_v1.1, whole genome shotgun sequence includes the following:
- the TMEM229B gene encoding transmembrane protein 229B isoform X1 yields the protein MPVNLEESRQSSCWGLCGKMAAAEPLTAFSRWYLYAIHGYFCEVMFTAAWEFVVNFNWKFPGVTSVWALFIYGTSILIVEKMYLYLKDKCNIVLRCLIYTLWTYVWEFTTGFILRQFNACPWDYSQFDLNFMGLITLEYAIPWFCAAIIMEQLVIRNTLRLRFDENAEPGEPIAAVTLANGHVKTN from the coding sequence AGTTCCTGCTGGGGACTGTGCGGAAAGATGGCAGCTGCAGAACCACTGACTGCTTTCTCCCGCTGGTACCTTTATGCCATTCATGGTTACTTCTGTGAGGTGATGTTCACAGCTGCGTGGGAGTTTGTAGTCAATTTCAACTGGAAGTTCCCAGGTGTCACGAGTGTATGGGCCCTTTTCATCTATGGAACATCCATCTTAATTGTAGAAAAGATGTATCTGTACCTGAAGGACAAATGTAACATAGTCCTGCGCTGCCTAATTTATACCTTGTGGACGTATGTATGGGAATTCACCACTGGCTTCATCCTGCGCCAGTTCAATGCTTGCCCTTGGGACTATTCACAGTTTGACTTGAACTTCATGGGCCTCATAACTCTGGAGTATGCTATTCCATGGTTCTGTGCGGCAATTATCATGGAACAGCTAGTAATCAGGAACACCCTGCGTTTGCGTTTTGATGAGAATGCTGAACCTGGGGAACCCATTGCTGCTGTAACTTTGGCCAATGGCCATGTGAAAACTAATTGA
- the TMEM229B gene encoding transmembrane protein 229B isoform X2: MSSCWGLCGKMAAAEPLTAFSRWYLYAIHGYFCEVMFTAAWEFVVNFNWKFPGVTSVWALFIYGTSILIVEKMYLYLKDKCNIVLRCLIYTLWTYVWEFTTGFILRQFNACPWDYSQFDLNFMGLITLEYAIPWFCAAIIMEQLVIRNTLRLRFDENAEPGEPIAAVTLANGHVKTN, from the coding sequence AGTTCCTGCTGGGGACTGTGCGGAAAGATGGCAGCTGCAGAACCACTGACTGCTTTCTCCCGCTGGTACCTTTATGCCATTCATGGTTACTTCTGTGAGGTGATGTTCACAGCTGCGTGGGAGTTTGTAGTCAATTTCAACTGGAAGTTCCCAGGTGTCACGAGTGTATGGGCCCTTTTCATCTATGGAACATCCATCTTAATTGTAGAAAAGATGTATCTGTACCTGAAGGACAAATGTAACATAGTCCTGCGCTGCCTAATTTATACCTTGTGGACGTATGTATGGGAATTCACCACTGGCTTCATCCTGCGCCAGTTCAATGCTTGCCCTTGGGACTATTCACAGTTTGACTTGAACTTCATGGGCCTCATAACTCTGGAGTATGCTATTCCATGGTTCTGTGCGGCAATTATCATGGAACAGCTAGTAATCAGGAACACCCTGCGTTTGCGTTTTGATGAGAATGCTGAACCTGGGGAACCCATTGCTGCTGTAACTTTGGCCAATGGCCATGTGAAAACTAATTGA
- the TMEM229B gene encoding transmembrane protein 229B isoform X3 produces the protein MAAAEPLTAFSRWYLYAIHGYFCEVMFTAAWEFVVNFNWKFPGVTSVWALFIYGTSILIVEKMYLYLKDKCNIVLRCLIYTLWTYVWEFTTGFILRQFNACPWDYSQFDLNFMGLITLEYAIPWFCAAIIMEQLVIRNTLRLRFDENAEPGEPIAAVTLANGHVKTN, from the coding sequence ATGGCAGCTGCAGAACCACTGACTGCTTTCTCCCGCTGGTACCTTTATGCCATTCATGGTTACTTCTGTGAGGTGATGTTCACAGCTGCGTGGGAGTTTGTAGTCAATTTCAACTGGAAGTTCCCAGGTGTCACGAGTGTATGGGCCCTTTTCATCTATGGAACATCCATCTTAATTGTAGAAAAGATGTATCTGTACCTGAAGGACAAATGTAACATAGTCCTGCGCTGCCTAATTTATACCTTGTGGACGTATGTATGGGAATTCACCACTGGCTTCATCCTGCGCCAGTTCAATGCTTGCCCTTGGGACTATTCACAGTTTGACTTGAACTTCATGGGCCTCATAACTCTGGAGTATGCTATTCCATGGTTCTGTGCGGCAATTATCATGGAACAGCTAGTAATCAGGAACACCCTGCGTTTGCGTTTTGATGAGAATGCTGAACCTGGGGAACCCATTGCTGCTGTAACTTTGGCCAATGGCCATGTGAAAACTAATTGA